The following coding sequences are from one Prochlorococcus sp. MIT 1314 window:
- a CDS encoding high light inducible protein, translated as MANSSVTTESGGRQNMFPTETRPYIDESVSYDSYPQNAEKVNGRWAMIGLVALVGAYVSTGQIIPGIF; from the coding sequence ATGGCTAATTCAAGCGTTACTACTGAATCAGGTGGCAGGCAGAATATGTTCCCAACTGAGACACGTCCTTACATAGATGAGTCTGTTTCATACGACAGCTATCCACAAAATGCAGAAAAAGTTAATGGTCGTTGGGCAATGATCGGGCTTGTTGCTTTAGTTGGTGCTTACGTTTCAACTGGACAAATTATTCCTGGCATTTTTTAA
- a CDS encoding chlorophyll a/b-binding protein, translated as MSPLSGFLAVIVFFTAILVAYLTKQFQNENSNYLSSNQMKNTNTNTKVKTIEKEKVVAETLNGRFAMLGLIAALGAYLTTGQIIPGFV; from the coding sequence ATGAGTCCTCTTTCAGGTTTTTTAGCCGTAATTGTATTTTTTACAGCTATCCTCGTAGCTTATCTAACTAAGCAATTTCAAAACGAAAACTCAAACTATTTATCTTCAAATCAAATGAAAAACACAAACACAAACACAAAAGTTAAAACAATCGAAAAAGAAAAAGTCGTTGCTGAAACTCTTAACGGCAGATTCGCAATGCTTGGACTAATTGCTGCTCTTGGAGCATATCTAACAACAGGTCAAATAATTCCTGGGTTTGTTTAA
- a CDS encoding cytochrome B — translation MKNILLILFLLIVFFVLLFLLFFYSKRNKSLAKKTKISPTYVPFLKEEEFNPDISTDNWDLHKYRLNKFRRSQYKGLTFFVSSENRIYYLSEEGDKVYC, via the coding sequence ATGAAAAATATATTATTAATTCTTTTTTTGCTGATTGTTTTTTTTGTACTTTTATTTCTATTATTTTTTTATTCAAAACGAAACAAAAGTTTAGCCAAAAAAACAAAAATTAGTCCAACTTATGTACCTTTCTTAAAAGAAGAAGAATTTAATCCTGATATAAGTACAGATAATTGGGATTTACACAAATATAGATTAAATAAATTTAGAAGATCACAATATAAGGGATTAACTTTCTTTGTAAGTTCAGAAAATAGAATTTATTATCTTTCTGAAGAGGGAGATAAAGTTTATTGCTAA
- the ychF gene encoding redox-regulated ATPase YchF — protein MLKAGIIGLPNVGKSTLFNALVENAKVQAANFPFCTIEPNKGIVSVPDQRLQELGDLSSSQNIIPTKIEFVDIAGLVKGASKGEGLGNKFLSNIREVDAIVHVVRCFEDSDVIHVSGKVDPLDDIEIINLELNLADLSQLQKRRERIKKQVRTSKEAAKEDTLLEKIEEELQKGLSVRSISLSEEENLIIKQLGFLTAKPIIYATNLNENDLAEGNDFSSKVQSLASSENTECIKISAQVESELIELEPEDKKDYLIGLGVKEGGLSSLIRSTYKLLGLKTYFTTGEKETRAWTIKDGMTAPQAAGVIHTDFEKGFIRAQTISYQNLIDSGSIANAKTKGLLRSEGKEYVVNEGDVMEFLFNV, from the coding sequence ATGTTAAAAGCAGGTATTATTGGATTACCAAATGTTGGAAAGTCAACTTTATTTAATGCACTTGTAGAAAATGCTAAAGTACAAGCGGCTAATTTCCCCTTTTGTACTATAGAACCTAATAAAGGTATAGTTTCAGTCCCAGATCAAAGGTTGCAAGAGTTAGGTGATTTAAGTTCTAGCCAAAATATTATCCCAACAAAAATTGAATTTGTAGATATCGCAGGACTAGTAAAAGGAGCCAGTAAAGGCGAAGGTTTGGGAAATAAATTTTTATCAAATATTAGGGAGGTTGATGCAATAGTACATGTTGTAAGGTGTTTTGAAGATAGTGATGTAATTCATGTATCCGGGAAGGTAGATCCTTTGGATGACATTGAGATAATTAATCTGGAATTGAATTTAGCTGATTTATCCCAGCTCCAAAAAAGAAGAGAAAGAATTAAAAAACAGGTTAGAACTAGTAAAGAGGCAGCGAAAGAAGATACTTTACTAGAAAAAATTGAAGAAGAGCTACAGAAAGGACTTTCAGTTAGATCAATATCTCTCAGCGAAGAAGAAAATTTAATAATTAAGCAATTAGGCTTCCTTACCGCAAAACCAATTATTTACGCAACAAATTTGAATGAAAATGATTTAGCTGAAGGTAATGATTTCTCATCAAAAGTTCAGAGTTTGGCAAGTAGTGAAAATACAGAATGCATAAAAATATCAGCTCAAGTAGAATCTGAATTAATAGAGTTAGAACCAGAAGATAAAAAAGATTATCTTATTGGTTTAGGAGTAAAAGAAGGGGGCTTAAGTTCTTTAATTAGATCAACATATAAATTACTGGGATTAAAAACTTATTTCACTACAGGAGAAAAGGAGACAAGAGCCTGGACTATAAAAGATGGGATGACTGCACCACAAGCTGCAGGAGTAATTCATACTGATTTTGAAAAAGGATTTATTAGAGCTCAAACTATTTCATATCAAAATTTAATTGATTCTGGTTCAATTGCAAATGCAAAAACTAAAGGTTTATTAAGAAGTGAAGGTAAGGAATATGTTGTAAACGAAGGAGATGTAATGGAGTTCTTATTTAATGTTTAG
- a CDS encoding efflux RND transporter periplasmic adaptor subunit → MLNLIKKNINLRSGIILLSLAILFFFITNSFKKNKSKDISNFVVQVEKGILSDSINTSGEVKAIRTSNIGPRKQGVIKEIKVEEGDLVKKDQVLASLDDEDFIYKIEELELNVEKQKSEFLRREYLYQEGAVSKEDYESYKNNYNISSAKLNDAKAEKSFYLIKAPYGGKITAKYAEIGSYVTPSTNLSSDSKTKNFIFELSEGLEIVAKVPESDIGRIKIGQEASVRIEAYPSKKYSAIVKKIATRAVKDNNVTSFEVTLNFKDISEEIKIGMTADLEFRVEGIEEKILVPTVSIVTEKGEKGILKVDKNNSPKFEKIEIGISGGNKTSVIDGLEPGEQIFIDIPPWAKKR, encoded by the coding sequence ATGCTTAATTTAATAAAAAAAAATATAAATCTAAGAAGTGGAATTATATTGCTTTCTCTAGCTATACTTTTCTTTTTTATAACCAATTCCTTCAAGAAAAATAAGTCAAAAGATATTTCTAATTTTGTCGTTCAAGTTGAAAAAGGAATCCTCTCAGATTCAATTAATACAAGTGGTGAAGTAAAAGCAATCAGGACAAGCAATATTGGTCCTAGGAAGCAAGGTGTAATAAAAGAAATTAAAGTAGAGGAGGGCGATCTTGTAAAAAAAGATCAAGTTTTAGCTTCTCTTGATGATGAAGATTTCATCTATAAAATTGAAGAGCTTGAATTAAATGTAGAAAAACAAAAATCTGAATTTTTAAGGAGAGAATATTTATATCAAGAAGGTGCAGTAAGCAAAGAAGATTATGAAAGTTATAAAAATAACTACAACATTAGTAGCGCCAAACTTAATGATGCAAAAGCTGAAAAAAGTTTCTATTTAATTAAAGCTCCTTATGGAGGGAAGATAACTGCAAAATATGCGGAGATAGGATCATATGTTACCCCAAGTACAAATTTAAGTTCAGACTCTAAAACTAAAAACTTTATTTTTGAACTATCAGAGGGCCTCGAAATTGTTGCCAAAGTTCCTGAGAGCGACATTGGTAGAATAAAAATAGGTCAAGAAGCTTCTGTAAGAATTGAGGCTTATCCATCAAAAAAATATAGTGCCATAGTTAAAAAAATAGCTACAAGAGCTGTAAAAGATAATAATGTAACCTCATTCGAAGTAACTTTAAATTTTAAAGATATTTCTGAAGAAATAAAAATTGGAATGACCGCTGATCTTGAATTTAGAGTTGAAGGTATTGAAGAAAAAATTCTAGTGCCAACAGTTTCTATTGTCACTGAAAAAGGTGAAAAAGGAATTTTGAAAGTCGATAAAAACAATTCTCCCAAATTCGAAAAAATTGAAATTGGCATTAGTGGTGGAAATAAAACATCAGTTATTGATGGATTAGAACCTGGAGAGCAAATCTTTATAGATATTCCACCTTGGGCTAAGAAGAGATAA
- the polA gene encoding DNA polymerase I: MSLKSENSKKPILLLVDGHSLAFRSFYAFSKGIDGGLTTKEGFPTSVTYGFLKSLLDNCKNISPEGVCITFDTEKPTFRHELDPNYKANRDVAPDVFFQDIEQLEIILEESLNLPIFKSPGYEADDLLGTIANDASSKGWCVNILSGDRDLFQLVDDQKDIYVLYMGGGPYAKSGNPTLINENGVKEKLGVAPERVVDLKALTGDSSDNIPGIKGVGPKTAINLLKENDTLDGIYKALDKIQQNNDKKYKGFIKGSVIEKLRNDKHNAFLSRDLAKINTEVPLILNDGYELKNINQELLSESLQKLELSTLLRQIDIFNSTFSKGGFDKNKVAKEEEKDPKVSSKSELENSENKIPTIKVTVVNDFELLDKLTQRLEKTNEIVSLDTETNSLNPIDAELVGIGLCLGEETDDLFYIPLGHQTKKEIPNQLTIEDVFSKLRTWIEDPKKEKALQNSKFDRQIFFNHGLDLKGVTFDTLLADYLLNNQEKHGLSEISFRLFGFKPPSFKETVGKNKDFSFVHIDEASIYCGYDVFLTLKIVKIFKERFLTEKNELIKLFEEIELPLEPVLSQMEMNGITIDIPYLDKLSKELKSTLEDIESKVYELAKENFNLASPKQLGEILFEKLNLDKKKSRKTKTGWSTDAVVLERLVDEHEIIQHLIKHRTLSKLLSTYIDALPNLINEKTGRVHTNFNQAATATGRLSSSNPNLQNIPIRTEFSRRIRKAFLPEKNWKLLSADYSQIELRILAHLADEEILINAFHKNDDIHSLTARLIFEKEEISSEERRVGKTINFGVIYGMGIKKFARSTGVSTAEAKEFLIKYKERYSKIFKFLELQERLALSKGYVKTIFGRKREFKFDKNGLGRLLGKDPYEIDLQSARRAGMEAQSLRAAANAPIQGSSADIIKIAMVQLNKKFIQMNVPAKMLLQVHDELLFEVEPDSLEITTKLVKKTMEDCVKLNVPLLVDIGIGDNWMETK; the protein is encoded by the coding sequence ATGAGTTTAAAATCTGAAAACTCTAAAAAACCAATTTTACTTTTAGTCGATGGTCACTCACTTGCTTTTAGAAGCTTCTATGCATTTAGTAAAGGGATTGATGGAGGGTTAACGACCAAAGAGGGATTTCCCACAAGTGTCACCTATGGATTTCTTAAAAGCCTTCTGGATAATTGCAAAAATATAAGTCCTGAGGGTGTTTGTATTACTTTTGATACTGAAAAACCTACTTTCAGGCATGAATTAGATCCAAACTATAAGGCCAATAGAGATGTAGCACCAGATGTTTTTTTTCAGGATATTGAACAACTAGAAATCATCTTAGAAGAAAGTCTTAATTTACCAATTTTTAAATCTCCAGGTTACGAAGCAGATGATCTTCTAGGCACAATCGCAAATGATGCTTCTTCTAAAGGATGGTGCGTTAATATTCTTTCTGGCGATAGGGACTTATTTCAATTAGTAGATGATCAAAAAGATATTTATGTACTTTATATGGGTGGTGGTCCATATGCAAAAAGTGGTAATCCAACTCTTATAAATGAAAATGGAGTAAAAGAAAAATTAGGTGTTGCTCCAGAAAGAGTAGTTGATCTTAAAGCTCTAACGGGTGATAGTTCTGATAATATTCCTGGAATTAAAGGGGTAGGTCCAAAAACCGCAATTAATCTACTAAAAGAAAACGATACACTTGATGGGATTTATAAGGCTTTGGACAAGATTCAGCAGAACAATGATAAAAAATATAAAGGATTCATCAAAGGTTCAGTTATAGAAAAGCTCAGAAACGATAAACATAATGCCTTTCTTTCTAGGGATCTAGCAAAAATAAATACTGAAGTACCTTTGATATTAAATGATGGTTATGAATTAAAAAATATAAATCAAGAACTCCTCTCAGAGTCACTGCAAAAACTTGAATTATCAACACTACTTCGGCAAATTGATATTTTCAATTCAACTTTTAGTAAAGGTGGTTTTGACAAAAATAAAGTAGCTAAAGAAGAGGAGAAAGATCCAAAGGTCTCTAGTAAAAGTGAATTAGAAAATAGTGAAAATAAAATCCCTACAATCAAAGTAACTGTAGTAAATGATTTTGAATTACTTGATAAATTAACTCAAAGATTAGAAAAGACCAATGAGATAGTTTCTTTAGATACAGAGACTAATAGTTTAAATCCAATCGATGCCGAACTTGTTGGGATAGGACTATGTCTTGGAGAAGAAACTGATGATTTATTTTATATACCTCTTGGTCATCAAACAAAAAAAGAGATACCCAATCAATTAACAATTGAAGATGTTTTCTCGAAACTAAGAACTTGGATAGAAGATCCAAAAAAAGAAAAGGCACTCCAAAATTCTAAATTTGACAGGCAAATATTTTTTAATCACGGACTTGATCTTAAAGGAGTAACCTTTGACACCTTGTTAGCAGACTATCTTCTAAATAATCAGGAGAAGCATGGGTTAAGTGAAATTAGTTTTAGATTATTTGGATTTAAGCCTCCTTCATTTAAGGAAACAGTTGGAAAAAATAAAGACTTTTCATTTGTTCATATTGATGAAGCTAGTATTTACTGCGGTTATGATGTATTTCTAACTTTAAAGATTGTCAAAATTTTTAAAGAAAGATTTTTAACAGAAAAAAATGAATTAATCAAATTGTTCGAAGAAATCGAGCTTCCTTTAGAGCCGGTATTGTCTCAAATGGAAATGAATGGCATAACCATCGACATCCCTTATTTAGATAAACTATCAAAAGAACTAAAAAGTACCTTAGAAGATATTGAAAGTAAAGTTTATGAATTAGCAAAGGAAAATTTTAATCTAGCTTCACCAAAACAACTCGGAGAGATCTTGTTTGAAAAATTAAATTTGGATAAAAAGAAATCACGTAAAACAAAAACAGGATGGAGTACAGATGCAGTGGTTCTTGAACGATTAGTCGACGAGCATGAAATAATCCAACATTTAATAAAACATAGAACTCTTAGCAAATTACTAAGCACCTATATTGATGCTCTTCCAAATCTTATTAACGAAAAGACAGGAAGGGTTCATACAAACTTTAATCAAGCTGCTACAGCGACTGGGAGACTTAGTAGTAGCAATCCTAATCTTCAAAATATCCCGATCAGGACTGAATTTAGTAGGAGAATTAGAAAAGCATTCTTGCCTGAAAAAAATTGGAAACTTTTATCAGCTGATTATTCTCAGATCGAATTAAGAATACTTGCTCACTTAGCGGATGAAGAAATATTAATTAATGCATTTCATAAAAATGATGACATTCATTCTTTGACTGCAAGATTAATTTTCGAAAAAGAAGAAATATCATCCGAAGAAAGGAGAGTTGGGAAAACAATAAATTTTGGAGTTATCTATGGTATGGGGATAAAAAAGTTCGCCCGTTCAACAGGAGTCAGTACCGCAGAGGCAAAAGAATTCCTAATAAAATACAAAGAAAGGTATTCAAAAATTTTCAAATTTCTTGAACTCCAAGAAAGGCTTGCCTTATCAAAAGGTTATGTAAAAACAATTTTTGGTCGAAAGAGAGAATTTAAGTTTGATAAAAATGGACTTGGGAGATTATTAGGAAAAGATCCTTACGAAATTGACTTGCAGTCCGCAAGAAGGGCTGGCATGGAAGCACAGTCATTAAGGGCCGCAGCTAATGCACCAATTCAGGGTTCAAGTGCAGACATTATTAAAATTGCAATGGTTCAACTAAATAAGAAATTCATACAAATGAATGTCCCCGCAAAAATGCTTTTACAAGTACATGATGAATTATTGTTTGAAGTTGAACCAGATTCTTTGGAAATTACGACGAAATTAGTTAAGAAGACTATGGAAGATTGTGTAAAATTAAATGTGCCTCTTTTAGTTGATATTGGTATTGGAGACAATTGGATGGAGACAAAATAA
- the cysS gene encoding cysteine--tRNA ligase, with protein MIKLFNTLSKRVEVFKPINDVVKIYCCGVTVYDLCHLGHARSYIAWDVLRRFLIYSDFKVKYVQNFTDIDDKILKRAKEERSSMKEVSEKNIIEFHKDMDSLGIMRADSMPRATNHICNICSFITILEDKGYAYSRDGDVYYSVFKNKNYGKLSNQNIKEQNINQQGRMANEENSKKLNPQDFALWKKAKDDEPFFDSPWGKGRPGWHIECSAMVKDELGDTIDIHLGGSDLIFPHHENEIAQSEAANGKKLANYWLHNGMVNVNGQKMSKSLKNFKTIRELIKSGISPMTLRYFVMTVNYRKPLDFTEEALRSASEAWKNINVALSFMDLTKGTFRSIDKNESIEEEYKEKISFELSQKKLKFSEALGNDLNTAGAIAIIYDLAKPLKNFLNQFQRVEGLKIDLNEKFFLLENFKTLEKLTEVLGLKKEVLVKESNITEEEISSLINERLKAKKDKNYAKADEIRNLLKEKGIELIDQSKEITTWIRV; from the coding sequence ATGATCAAACTTTTTAATACTTTAAGCAAAAGAGTTGAGGTTTTTAAGCCTATTAATGATGTAGTAAAAATTTATTGTTGTGGAGTAACTGTTTATGATTTATGTCATCTTGGTCATGCCAGAAGTTATATCGCTTGGGATGTATTGAGAAGATTTTTAATATACAGTGATTTCAAAGTGAAGTATGTTCAAAATTTTACAGATATTGATGACAAGATTTTAAAAAGAGCTAAAGAAGAACGCAGTTCAATGAAGGAAGTATCTGAAAAGAATATTATTGAATTTCATAAAGATATGGATTCTTTAGGGATAATGCGTGCAGATAGTATGCCAAGAGCAACGAATCATATATGCAATATCTGCTCATTCATAACAATCCTTGAGGACAAAGGTTATGCATACTCTAGGGATGGAGATGTTTATTATTCTGTTTTTAAAAATAAAAATTATGGAAAGCTAAGTAATCAAAATATAAAAGAACAAAATATAAATCAGCAAGGAAGAATGGCTAATGAGGAAAATAGTAAAAAACTAAATCCACAAGATTTCGCACTATGGAAAAAAGCCAAAGATGATGAACCATTTTTTGATTCGCCATGGGGTAAAGGTAGGCCAGGATGGCATATTGAATGTTCAGCGATGGTTAAAGATGAATTGGGAGATACTATTGATATCCATTTAGGTGGTTCTGACTTGATTTTTCCACATCATGAGAATGAAATAGCCCAATCAGAGGCAGCCAATGGCAAAAAGCTAGCGAACTATTGGTTACACAATGGAATGGTCAATGTAAATGGACAAAAGATGAGTAAATCTCTTAAAAATTTTAAAACTATCAGAGAGCTCATTAAGTCAGGTATAAGCCCTATGACTTTGCGATATTTTGTTATGACTGTGAATTATAGAAAACCACTTGATTTTACTGAGGAAGCTTTAAGGAGTGCTTCAGAAGCTTGGAAAAACATTAATGTAGCCCTTTCTTTTATGGACCTTACAAAAGGCACTTTTAGATCTATTGATAAAAATGAATCTATCGAAGAAGAATATAAAGAGAAAATAAGTTTTGAATTATCTCAAAAAAAGCTTAAATTTTCTGAAGCTCTGGGAAATGACCTTAATACTGCAGGTGCTATTGCAATTATTTACGATTTAGCAAAACCATTAAAAAACTTTTTAAACCAATTTCAAAGGGTTGAAGGTTTAAAAATAGACCTAAATGAAAAATTCTTTCTACTTGAGAATTTTAAGACTCTTGAAAAGTTGACTGAGGTACTCGGTCTTAAAAAGGAGGTTTTAGTAAAAGAAAGTAACATTACAGAAGAAGAAATATCATCGCTAATTAATGAAAGATTGAAAGCAAAAAAGGATAAGAATTATGCGAAGGCCGATGAAATCAGAAATTTGTTAAAAGAGAAAGGTATTGAACTTATTGATCAATCAAAGGAAATAACAACATGGATAAGGGTCTAA
- a CDS encoding 1-deoxy-D-xylulose-5-phosphate reductoisomerase → MKYITVLGSTGSIGTQTLEIASEQPDKFKAVALSAGRNIDLLTEQVKTHKPEVVAIEDENLIKDLKDNINNLDLDSAPLVLGGKEGINAVAAWEKADTVVTGIVGCAGLIPTMSAINAGKNIALANKETLIAAGPIVIPALKKNNSRLLPADSEHSAIFQCLQGLPNYENADFSTGEAPKGLKAIHLTASGGAFRDWAVEDLKNVTVEDATSHPNWDMGKKITVDSATLMNKGLEVIEAHYLFGTSYENIEIVIHPQSIIHSMIEMEDSSVLAQLGWPDMKLPILYAMSWPERFKTNWKRLNLSEIGKLTFKEPDKFKYPCMGLAYSAGKSSGTMPAVLNAANEMAVEQFLKEKISFQEIPTFISKACESHMENLNLSPELEDILEVDNWARLFVKQEIKKGKKYVSIG, encoded by the coding sequence TTGAAATACATTACTGTGCTCGGTTCTACTGGTTCAATAGGGACTCAAACACTCGAAATAGCTAGTGAGCAGCCTGATAAGTTTAAAGCCGTAGCTCTTTCGGCAGGAAGAAATATTGATTTATTAACTGAACAAGTTAAAACACATAAACCAGAAGTAGTTGCAATTGAGGATGAAAATCTTATAAAAGATTTAAAAGATAATATTAATAACTTAGATTTGGATAGTGCTCCCTTGGTTTTGGGTGGCAAGGAAGGGATTAACGCAGTTGCGGCATGGGAAAAGGCAGATACTGTGGTAACCGGGATAGTAGGCTGTGCAGGCTTAATTCCAACAATGTCAGCAATTAATGCAGGGAAAAATATTGCACTTGCTAACAAAGAAACTTTAATTGCCGCAGGGCCAATTGTTATTCCTGCATTAAAGAAAAATAATAGTAGGCTTTTACCCGCTGATTCAGAACACTCTGCTATCTTTCAATGTTTACAAGGATTACCTAATTATGAAAATGCAGATTTTTCAACTGGAGAGGCGCCTAAGGGTTTAAAAGCTATACATTTAACAGCTTCTGGTGGTGCTTTCAGAGATTGGGCCGTTGAGGATTTAAAAAATGTCACAGTGGAAGATGCGACTTCACATCCTAATTGGGATATGGGAAAAAAAATAACTGTAGATTCTGCAACTCTTATGAATAAAGGATTAGAAGTTATAGAAGCTCATTATTTATTTGGGACCTCTTACGAAAATATCGAAATAGTTATCCACCCTCAAAGTATTATTCATTCAATGATTGAGATGGAAGATTCTTCAGTATTAGCTCAATTAGGTTGGCCAGATATGAAGCTACCTATACTATATGCGATGAGTTGGCCTGAAAGATTTAAAACAAATTGGAAAAGATTAAACCTAAGTGAAATTGGAAAATTAACTTTTAAAGAGCCTGACAAGTTTAAATATCCATGCATGGGACTTGCCTATTCAGCGGGAAAATCTTCTGGGACTATGCCTGCAGTCTTAAATGCTGCTAATGAAATGGCTGTTGAACAATTCCTTAAAGAAAAAATTTCTTTTCAAGAAATTCCAACATTTATAAGTAAGGCTTGTGAATCACATATGGAGAATTTGAATTTGAGTCCAGAATTGGAGGATATTCTTGAAGTAGACAATTGGGCCAGACTTTTTGTTAAGCAAGAAATTAAAAAAGGGAAAAAATACGTAAGTATTGGATAA
- a CDS encoding (2Fe-2S) ferredoxin domain-containing protein, with translation MNIKKHLLLCATPTKQKCFKGNEGQKTWECLKKTLKKFENDPSTKNVHILRSKADCLRICKNGPILLVWPDGIWYEKVSPEKISEIFASHIINGKPIEKWIFKKTPFLNSPKYL, from the coding sequence GTGAATATCAAAAAGCATCTTCTACTATGCGCAACACCCACAAAACAGAAATGTTTTAAAGGCAATGAAGGTCAAAAAACATGGGAATGTCTGAAAAAGACTTTAAAAAAATTTGAGAATGATCCCTCTACAAAAAACGTTCATATATTAAGATCAAAAGCTGACTGTTTAAGGATATGTAAGAACGGCCCAATTCTTCTTGTTTGGCCTGATGGTATTTGGTACGAAAAAGTTTCTCCAGAAAAAATTTCAGAAATTTTTGCATCACATATTATTAACGGTAAGCCAATAGAAAAATGGATTTTCAAAAAAACACCATTTTTAAATAGTCCTAAATACTTATAA
- a CDS encoding YheT family hydrolase has protein sequence MELGRNNSISSSFSDYLKNKPFREVFPWIGGDLQTLRDTFVIDFFKSKKNKKIFFPINKILSEKFECDYLLGFLELPENLNSLRGFVIVTHGLGGSTKRFGLRRISRKLANNGFGVLKLNLRGSGSARYLAKGNYCARCSSDVISAINYFKKLINLGFKDLTKMNNPPIYGVGLSLGGTILLNACLDYHSNKGEKLLDGLACVSSPLDLSSCSLCIEKSRNYIYQKWLLHRLKNQLWDGFHDEGKIINNEKLRKKIRNLKSIREFDQKFTAPSWGFNSLEDYYYKASPIFRIQNSIKKLPPMLFIHAKDDPWVPYNDTLNLRKESIDKFTIFITEKGGHNGFHSINGCWSDEVVKNWFISI, from the coding sequence TTGGAGTTGGGGAGAAATAATAGTATATCTTCTAGTTTTTCAGATTACTTAAAAAACAAGCCATTTCGAGAAGTATTTCCTTGGATAGGTGGCGACTTACAAACTTTGAGAGATACTTTTGTTATTGATTTTTTTAAATCAAAAAAAAATAAAAAAATATTCTTTCCGATTAATAAAATTCTTTCTGAAAAATTTGAATGTGATTATCTTCTAGGATTTCTAGAATTACCTGAAAACTTAAACTCTCTTAGGGGTTTTGTAATCGTTACTCATGGTTTAGGGGGCTCAACAAAACGGTTTGGTTTAAGAAGAATCTCTAGGAAATTAGCAAATAATGGTTTTGGAGTTCTCAAATTAAATCTAAGAGGATCTGGATCTGCGAGATATTTAGCTAAAGGAAATTATTGTGCTAGATGCTCGAGTGATGTTATTTCAGCAATTAATTATTTTAAAAAATTGATTAATTTAGGGTTTAAAGATCTCACTAAGATGAATAATCCTCCAATTTACGGAGTTGGATTATCTTTAGGCGGAACAATTCTTTTAAATGCCTGCTTAGATTACCATTCAAACAAAGGAGAAAAACTTTTAGATGGCCTGGCCTGCGTGAGTAGCCCTTTAGATTTATCATCATGCAGTCTCTGTATTGAAAAATCTAGAAATTATATCTACCAGAAATGGTTACTTCACCGCTTAAAAAATCAGTTATGGGACGGATTTCATGATGAAGGCAAAATTATTAATAACGAGAAATTAAGAAAAAAAATTAGAAATTTAAAAAGTATAAGGGAATTTGATCAGAAATTTACAGCTCCTAGTTGGGGATTTAATTCTTTAGAAGATTATTATTATAAAGCTTCTCCAATATTTAGAATCCAAAACTCAATAAAAAAATTACCTCCAATGCTTTTTATTCATGCCAAGGATGATCCTTGGGTGCCATATAATGATACTTTGAATTTGAGGAAAGAATCTATTGATAAATTTACTATTTTTATAACTGAGAAAGGAGGTCATAATGGTTTTCACTCCATTAATGGTTGCTGGTCAGACGAAGTCGTAAAGAATTGGTTTATAAGTATTTAG